ATATCCTTCTTCTTCTTGGTGAGTTTTTAcgttacaaatataaataagattttttgtaaggCATTTTCCGTTGTGTGGGCATAAGGTGGTTTGTCGACAATTGCATAATTGATTGGCATTTTCATgagatttaaataatatctttttattatgagaAGTAATAATACTCTTGATGTTTGGAAGGCAGCTATAACTAACCTTTAAGTTGTTTCgattaaaaagtttgtgaaatttatatatatatatatatatatatatatatatatatatatatatatatatatatatatatatatatatatatatatatatatatagggaaaGGTTGCGTAAGATGAGCAGGTTCCTGAGATCGTATAACCTCTTTTACGGGTAGATTACTGATTTTttggtgttattttttttaatttcttagttGTATAGCTAATATTCTTTAATTgttctattgttaaaaaaatttaccatccccgttataattttttattattcaatatattgTAATTAATTCAGAACGaaacaatatcataaaaaatttattagatccTCAATATTATATGCTTATCTACTGCTAATTCCATGGGTTATATGAGATAAAACATAAGCTGTTGTCatgctatttaaattatgatagtaCTAGATGAAGTTGCTTAAGATGATACGTTTTTAGACGCTCACGATGAGATGtggctttttattaagaaaagcgcgtttttttaaagttattctcCACGGAGCTATATATTCGTATTTCAAGTGCGagagttttttcaaaaagtagtatcgtaaacttttttagagataggaaagatttattattgtgttttttttttatggttgaaataattactttttacttaagtatagtCTTAAAGATacaatttagtttaatttttttttttttgtgatcatttaattttttattttgagtttttttgagttccattaaaaaaagctcATCTTACGAAATTGTTGTCCTAAGATGAGAAAATTTGGTGTGTTTAAAATAAcgcaatttttggtataaagatattttttaaatgaactattCATTTGCATTCTTTAAGAGGAAAGATTAAGTTATGATAatctgcaaaaataaatataaatattgcaatatatatatatacatacatatgcatacatatatatatatatatatatatatatatttatatatatatatatatatatatatatatatatatatatatatatatatatatatatatatatatatatatatatatacatatatatatatatatatatatatatatatatatatatatatataaagcattaTTACCAACTTTGATCTGTTTTTCTTGTTtagaatataaaagttaaaacgGTTAGTTAAAGTATAAACATGGTTTGGTggatacaaaatataaaatggtggaatagaaatacaaaagtttatttattcacaataattatatgtttaattgtgaTTGTAAAAGGAGAATTTATTAATGTTCAATCTGTTCGGGAACCAGAAAAATGTCTTTTTGCACACAATCATATTAGAAAAGTTTGGCACGATACAAACGAATTGAAATGGGATGACGAACTTGCTTACGGAGCTACAAAGTGGGCCACTcatttagcaataaaaaatgatttacgtCACTCTGATATGAATAACTACGGCGAAAACATCTTTCGTATGAGTGGTGACACTTCTTTACGGTGCATTGATGCAGTTCATGAATGGTAcaagtatgtttttaaaatattttttttatgtgcagCCGCGGTACAGTGGTAGCGCGCTtacctcagaaacaaaggatccgtggttcaaatcccacctctgggcaagttttgcgacattggttaagaaggagacgtgaacttccttattaaatgctcatccgcgctGCTCTGATAAGACCTTAAGGActtcttgaggcacctaaataaattaggcacctaaatttaaaaaaatatgctaaaaattaaacttgtttagTCACAAAAATTACTCCttcttctgttgctaaagttaTTTCTCGCCTAAAGTCTTCGACAGCTTGTCTTGATAACATTCCTGTCACTGTCTTACTTACTTATTGTCACCGTCTTACTTACTCACCACCActgtcaaaattttttctagaaATCGTTTAATTAAtctctaaactttttaataaattgaatcatttttatcattactGCTAAAATCTTGTTTTCAAAACTGCTGAAATCTGTGgtatcaacttttaaaaactctggGCATTGCTTCAACCTCTTTAGTTATTGCCTGATCAGTATTTTTGAGTACAAATTTActtttgtgaaaaaagttcaaaataaagtattcccctaaaatatttagtacactattcaataaaattattcaaaagtaccctacaagattttcaagTCATTATATCaagtattgtcttcttttacCCCGATcatgttgattttatttatataacacagcttcttttttattgacaaaataaataaaatcagtcttcttactattatttaaaaatcaaattaaaaatctaaatcttAAAATCTTTAGTTAACAAACTTctaatacttataaatttaacaaccctttaacaattaatacaaattttaatctTCTTgctctactgctgatttgttaactgTTATAAATAAGTGGAAGCGCTATTGCTGTCGATTTATCAGCTAAGCTtgagttttttgttatattgtaGTTATCattgttataattgtttatttttcttttctacaaatacaatcatggtCACTTTTTCAAACGACGGTGATCACTTCTTCATACGACCATGGTCAGTGCTTCCTATGACCATGGTCACTTCTTCATACGACCATTATCACTTTTTCATACAACCATGGTCACTGCTTATGCAAGTGATGACTTATTCCATTAAGCAGAACTCATTTACTTAACTTGCATCTTCTTATTTTAACtgtaatttcttaaaatatttttattcttcaaGTTTTTTACTTGGAATATCATtggatatattattattattgaataatattcATTGAAACTTTCTCCCATCTTCATGATTTCCTGAcaataaatattacatttatatgaGTCTTTAGTCGATTGCTTTCTTGCaattgctttaaatcttttctttattttctgttAACTCCAAACTAAAGAAGGGTTGCTTgctaacttaaatatttatttacttattagatctagatttttatttattttttatttgattagaGAAAGACTAAGTTCACTTTACAATTTTGATGATGTTAAGTTTGACCCAAAAGCTGGTCATATGCTTCAGCTGTTGTGGAAGACTGCTAAAAATGTTGGTGTTGGAATTGTAACAGCACATGGCAATATTTGGATTGTTGCAAGATACACCCCAGCTCAAAAAGTGGAAACAAGTTATAAAGATTACATTAAAAAGCCAGTCAAAggtataattgaaataaaatctataaattcatttaatctttaaatatatctaaaaaattattaaaactttagaggactgacaatttaaataaaaaaacatggacTTTGtcactttttataaactttcaataaacttaaaaaagagtttaaactT
This portion of the Hydra vulgaris chromosome 13, alternate assembly HydraT2T_AEP genome encodes:
- the LOC101236774 gene encoding cysteine-rich secretory protein 1 isoform X4; the protein is MVWWIQNIKWWNRNTKVYLFTIIICLIVIVKGEFINVQSVREPEKCLFAHNHIRKVWHDTNELKWDDELAYGATKWATHLAIKNDLRHSDMNNYGENIFRMSGDTSLRCIDAVHEWYKERLSSLYNFDDVKFDPKAGHMLQLLWKTAKNVGVGIVTAHGNIWIVARYTPAQKVETSYKDYIKKPVKDGFPQIHELISNKNHQTLHSSITFEISKACNDVKDNWSFCKESVSDCNDNPTFRKNCALTCGTSSECSQTENDNWTEWVKVSHCLADCRYRVERYCINSSKDGEANSCPGRNTNYVDCTDCKCEDVDPNCVEEKAIGRCELSAEWAKIKCRKTCGFCSKEEL